AACCCCGttgccccccaccccaccccccaacAGCAAAGCTGTGAtccctctccctgtgtgGGCGTATATGGGCACAACTGGTTTTTGTCTCGCacgctctctttcactgCCTTCTGTTTGCTCTGTTGTTGCTGATGTTGTTTGCAAGCACTCAAGGACTGTGACGCCACGTCGTTTTACTTGATGTGTGTTTCGTTCTATTTTTCCTTGTGCCTTTGTGTACTGGTTCACGCCAGATGATAGGCGACATTTCCGCGTGCGATGGTCAGGCCCCAGTACCCCCACTGTATgaggaagccaagcagcaccCCTGTCCCCTGCCAACACCAAACCACTCGTGGTGCCGGCAGGGCCAGGTACCACCGATGCGGGGATGTCAGAGcgatgtgtggctgctgatgttggcAGTAAGGGCCTGGgtagcgctgcgtcggagcgacctgctgcagtgagcacgcttgtgccacccataTGCTGGACGAcgtgccagcgtggctcAAGCGCATCGCCCCCgacccctcgctgcccactggtgtgagGAGCCTACGCCGCCCCGCGAGATgcgccaggcggcggccggtATATAGGAGCGGCGGTGAGTGCGACCAGCGGGGCGGTGTGGGAGGAGTTTggggctgtggcggcgcggtgctgcaatGCGTGTCTagggctgcttcgcaccgcgcgatgggcccgtggcaggccgggggcAGAGTGGGGAATTGAGCTGATGTGTTGCATGGCGGAATAGCCGCGTGGAAGCAAAGGCGTACTGTCTCACACGTCGTTTCATTATTTTGTCTCTTTTTTATGTTTCCATTTCCTAGAAGGAAATAGCTAGTTGTCAGGCAATCTGCTTCGATGAGTGCAAGGATAACATCAAGGTtgcatggaggaggaggaggagaggggagctggGCGAGGCGACGGAAGCAATGCGGTGAACGGCAGGGAGGGAAGTGAAGCGATTTAAGGACGTTGTTGGCGATGGTCTTTCAAGAAGGAGAGTCAAGGGAAGGATGTGGGTACGTGAAGACGGAAGGGGCACCTTACGTTTCCCTCACCCAAGACTGAAATACCCACCTCCAACGCTTTCCTGATGATTGATGCACGTACCTCCACACACTCGCTGTCAAGAAGTACCCCATCGTCTCGATGTCTCCTACACCAAACCCCAGACAACTCGAGGTCCGTCCTTACGTGGTAggttttctcccccttttgccTTTGCTTCTCCATCCTCTGCTgtttctcttgttctctcctGCCTCCTTCCACCTATGTTTCCTgccacctttttttttgctgagTTCTCACCAGTTGCATTCAAGTACCGACGTGTTTGCGCTTGTATATGCAGGcatgtgtgtttgtgtggtCGCTGTCCTTCTCTTACCTTTTCACACCTTCTCCAGTGGTTATGTGCTGGGCGTTTGTTTGTTAGAGCGCCTGTGGTTTGTTTTGACGGCTTTTCGTGAATGATAGTGACcacaaaaaagagggaaaatcATCTAGAGTGATAGAGCGACGAAAGAGGAGACCGGGTGACAAAGAGatgagagaaacagagggcgaaggagagaggagggatggTGGACACAACACCGCCGAGACAATACATGCACACAATCAAATATTGTCTTGCCATCAGTGCTGAaatgttttttttccttttagttattccttctctgtgtttgtgtgttaTACCGCTGTCACcctccatctctctttctctcctttaAATTGTGCTCCTGCGCATCATCTTCCTCTGTTTGATTCACCCTTCGCggttcttctcttttcagaGCACAAAGCGATGATCGGcaccccccctttcccccacAGACAAACCTGGCAATGCTCATTGcactcgcagcagcgtcgatgCTCGTGTACTTCCTTTTAGGCGAGTAGCGAGTCTCTGTATGTCTCCCTCTTTATGGTTTACTCAACTTCAAAGTGCTAAGAAACGATCCAATCAATGAAAGGCAAGCAGTTTCTCAACTTGCTGCCCACGAGCATGAGAATGGGCCGAAGAGGAGATGCGCGTAGTTCACCCACTCGCACGCCCTTGATCCTTGTCATGCGTGAttttgctgctctccctctctgcatTGCAGAAGATTTGCAGTTGTCGCTGATGTCTGCAACGTTGAACAAGCCCTTCTCCCTGACGTTATATGGCGCAATGCCCCTCCTTTCTGCCCTAGCAAGGCGGAGCATCTATACACCCAGAAACCAATGCGTTAGGAGAGTGGTCCTCTCTTCGCGGCTTGTCTCGTcattttttccccttttcgctgtAATCTCTCCAactttttttgtgtttgcgtaatctgttctctctcctcctctccctctcccctatAAAGCAGCGCAAGTGTATCAGAGGTGTGCCTTGTCATCTTTGTCTTACTCTGGTCCTGCCGTCCGTCCCCCTCCTTGAGTgacgtctctcttctccctttcctaCTCAGGACCTTCCCAGCGAAGACTGAACGAGCAAAATTTAGTACAAAGCCCACCAGCTGTTGACGATTCGCTACAATCATGAGCACAGGAAAGTTCATCTTGTCCACCAAGAAGCAGAAGTATGCGGTGGTGACGTCGGACAGCAAGACACTTCTGTCCCGCGATGATCTCCGCTGTATTGATCGCTTCGTGGAGAAGCGCGTCGTCTCAGCGACCTACGCGAATGGAACGCAGCCGCCCCCGTCGCACGGGATTCCGACCCTGCCCTTTGAGAAGGTGAGCGAAAACTGCGACAGggttctgctgctgtcagtGAGTGCGATTCAAGAGCGCGAGAGCGCGTTGGATGTGCCGTTGCGGTTCATGGCGCCGGAGGAGTATCATGCCCCAGCCCTAGAGGAGCTGCCAACACGACTGCCACTAGCACGACGTATCGTGGCCCTCCTGCAAGGGGCTGATAGTGCGGCGGTCTCGTGGCGGCACACCCCGCCCGCGGCGAAGGACAACACGGTTACAGAGATCCAGGTCACAAaggacgcggaggcgctcgCACATTCCTCGCTACGTGCCGGCAAAAAGAGCAAGGCGGCCCAGCTCTTTTGTGTATCGGGCTGCTTTGCCTACAACTACGGCAACATGGAGTTGGCGGTGAGATGTTTCAAAAAGGCACTTGACGTAgctgaggagctggaggatgCTCGGTGTCTTGCGTTCTGCCACAACCTCTTAGGCGTCTGCTTCTACCGCTTGGAGGAGTACAAGATGTCACTTGTGCACCACAAGAAGCAGGAGGCACTTGGGGGCAGCTACGCTCGCGCCGTCGCAGAGATGAACATGGGTGTGAGCTACGCCGCCCTCGGTGAGCTTGAGTTCGCCCAGCAGGCGTTCGAGGATGCACTGCTGAATGCTCGGGAAACAGACGACTCGATGTTGCTCACCATCGCACTCGGCAACGTGGGGCTCGTGTCGCTGCGTATCGGAGATATGCGCACCGCGCAGATGCACCTGGAGCAGTGTCTGGAGCAGTGCAGCGTAGCAGGTGACAAGAGCGGTGCCTCCttgtgcctgctgctcctcggcgaGGTGTACTCGCTCATCCACGACCACCAGCACGCACTGTTCTACTACAAGCATGCCTACCGCGTTGGTGGCGAGGCCAACAACCCGGATGTGGTGAGTCTGGCTCGCGTCAGCATAGGGATTGCGCAGGGCAACGCAGCAATCCGTGACTCCGTGCTGAGAGAGGCAGCCCTGATGGGAAAGACGAACAGTGTGCAGAGCATTGTGAGTCAACTTCCTcagtaggggggggggagggagatggacACGATGAGGGTgtagaaaagaaaaaatgaaaGGGATTAGACCCACTAGCACATCCCACCGATACCTTCATCATCTGCAGGTCCTCCTTGCCGTGTACGCAGAACACGGTACCAAGCGTGGACGGCTGCCATCCGTGGTACAAGATCAAGGATATGAacccttttcttctgctgattctcgtttcttttttctcctctctactCTTCTGCTGAGCGTTGtttgcgcctctctttcatACTGTCCGTGGttatgtatgtgtgtggcCATTTTGCGcatttcccttttctctctctgcttggcATGCAGATGGTGGCGAATTGTGTTACGCTAACAGGACACTATGGTTGACTGCTTTGCGCCGTCTCTGTCGGACAACTCGCATCATGTATATTTTCCTTGGGGTTGGGTGGGTAGGAgtccgtgcgtgcgtgcaagTCTTGCTGTGTCTACAGACATCGCTGTTTGTctgtcctctcctctttccccccctctctgtgcatcCGCCATTTAGTCTTCGGCTCTTTGCGTTCGAGCCCGATGCACCTGCACATgcctccttcctcaccccGTCCCCGAGACGACCCGCTTGTACCCTCTGGTGGTGAGCAACAGCATGCTCGGCTCATCCCGTCAACAGAACGCTCTTCACGCACCTTTGCAGAGCAGCTGTAAAGACAAAGTGGCGGAGAGGCGATGTCTGTTCTTACTTGCGAGTAGCACTCCGCACCACATCACACAGCGTCCCCGACGCCTCTGTCCATGCCTGAAGTCGCGTGCTTGATTGTTTTGCATTTGTTTCAGCGGAAATTGACGGCGCACATTGCGaacgtgtgcgtatgtgtgccgCTGGTTGCCTTGACACGTTTCTGTGTTTCTCCTTTACGCTGTCATCCACTTCTTCCTTACTTCTCTCGTCTTTCTCCTCAATACCCTTTCACGCACTACCGTCACCGAGTCTTACGGAGGGCTACAGTTTTGTACAGCAACTTCACGGATTTTGCCAAACAGAAGTGCCAGTCCAATATGGAAAACCCGAAACTGAATGCACTCATCTCTCGCTGCCGAAAGCCGATCCTCACGGCTGCGGAAGATGTCACGCAaactgcggcagcgctgctggaccTTACACCCTACCTAGACGCCCGCGGGACACGAACGTGCCTTGTGCCACTGAAGAAGTTAGTGCGGCACAACCCTGAGACTCTGCAAGCAGCGCTGGACAGGGTCGATGTAAGCCCAGAGGTGGCACGCGATGGACGGCgttttgctgctgtttcGCGTGTTATTCCTTCATCCAAGAGTGCTGTGGCGACAGCGCTGTGGTCACGAGTAGTCAGCACTACCACCCGTGCCTTGCAGGCCAGTGTGTGGGCACCGTCCGACCTGCGGGTGATAATACATCACATTCATCGGTTCAGCGCATACGACACAGCTTTTGTGGAGTGTGCTGCTCGCTATGCAGGTGCGGCCATTCCGTGTGCCAGCGCGGATGACCTACCGGCGCTTGTGTCGATCGTGACGTCCCTCCCTGAACTAGCAGCGCACCCGACGAGGCTGCTGGACGCTGCTGGGGAtcgagctgcagctctcgcTGAGTCGCTCACTCCTGGTGCGGTTGGGCACATCTGCGGCCAATTAAACCGCAAACTTTGGACCAATACAAACGCAGTGATCGCGTTTCAGGAGGAGGCCGGCCGGTGCGCGGAAAAGGGCGACACTTTCACAGCTGTGCAGCTGATGTGCTTCGTGGCACGGCACAAACCTGCGCTCATCAGCGATGAGGCGGTTGTGTGGCTGATGGAGCGCATCACGGGCGAAGAGCTGGACGTGAGGTCGTTAGAAAACCTGTGCAGCGCTGTGGTGCACTTGCCGTTTGCAGTGCGCACTGCACTGcggcaggagctgctggagttTGTGGCATTCTTGTCGTTGCAGGCccgcgagctgctgcagcaggtgccCGCTGCACAGGGCGGGTTGAGCGGGTGCGACGACGCCGATGCAATTCAGCACTTTGTGTCACATGTCTTGGAGCTGAACGTGATGCTCCGTACTTACCCGGATCTGCAGTGGCCCCCAGAGTTGCTCGCTGTTGCGGATGCGTGCGCTGTCAGTGTGGAgccgctgcaggaggtgctgctaTCTGCGGAAAGCTCGCCGGTAGGGCTTATGGTGCGCCTTTTGGAGGCACCCACAAGTGAGTGCAAGCGGGTGGGCCTAGGAATGCTACGCGAGGCGGCGAACCAGTGCCAGTCATTTCCAACCCTTCAAACATTTCGATTTCTTCTTCTAATGGGCGATCACGGCCTGCAGGACGCAGGCACGTCCCGCTACTTGCGCGACCAGTTTGCGAAAACAGCCTCGGATGTGCCGCCTGTGCAGCTGAgcgtggcgctgcgctgcctcggCGTCGCGACCGCAGTCGGCTCGACGGCAGGTGCGGCAGTGCGAGGTACCAGCGGTGCAGGCGAGCCCCGCGCCATCGTCGAGGATGCCGCGGGGGATGCGGACGTGGATGATGAGCTAGAGCGCGAACGTCTCGATGCATTTCTGCAGTTCTGCGTAGAGGTGTCACGCAAGCACCTCTCGCAAGGCGCACCACTACGCTGCGTACTGGCCACGACGGAGAGCTTGCATCGCCTCGGCTGTCGCGACACAGCCTTCTTCGCCGACGTGGCGGCGTACATCGCAGCCAAGCGTGCGGTCGCGTCTGCTGAGAAGGAAAGCGCCGACACTGCAACGGCGGTGTGCGTCGCTCTCGGAGAGGACTTGTTGAGGGAGTACCCTGAGACGCACGCGTTTCTGCTGGATGTGGCGCATCGGGGCGTGAAGGGGGAGTCCGCTATGCCGCCGACGCAGTGGATGAACCTGCACGACCCCTCCAACACCCTCACTCCCCTGAcagagcaacagcaggaGAGCTGCGCCAttgtggaggagatggtTCGTACCCGTTCGGACGATGTGGATGCGCTTGTTCGGCTGGCGGAGAAGtatgcggagctgctgccgttcgCGCGCCCCGACGACCACAAGTACTTCTTTGGTGTATGCGAAGAAAAGGTGCTCAAGCAGGATaagctgctgaagaagtgCCTGGACGCGATTGTAGATTGCGGTGTGCTGAGTCGTCTGTCCGCGCAGACGATTGCGTCGATCCTGCACAGCCTTGCTGCGATCCGCTTCGAGTACTTTGCATCTGTGAAGCGCTTCATGTCAAGCATCAGTGATGAGCAGTGGCTTTTGATGGAGGCTGCGCCGCTAGTACAAATCCTCACCGGGATGGATAAGCTGTCTCTTCGCATaccggcggtgctgcaccgcatTGGTGGGCGTCTGACGGAGATCTGCCGCTTCCTGACACCGCTGGACACTGCACAGGCGATTCATgcactgcaggcgctggGCCACAACGATGCCGTGCTGCTGGCAAAGCTTGCCACCCACGCCGCGGCTCTGGCGAGACGATTTGACGAGCTTAGCATGGCAGTGCTCTTCAGCACACCCTCAATCCACAGGCTAATGAGCACCCCTGAAGTGGCGCAGCCACTTCTCCTACAAGCGAGTGCAAAGATCCAGTCGCCCCACCAGCGGGAGAAGATATCGGCGTGGGTACGCCGCTCTGGTTTGCCCCGCGAGCTAATTGATGAATGTACGAGGCGCCTTCAGGTGATGAGCAGGGATGCCGGGCCCTCGGAAGTTCGCCTTCGTCTTACCTAAAAAGGAGTGTGGTTGTGTAGACGGATTCtcgaggcgcgcgcgcgggtGCGCGTGCTTGGCGGTGCGGCTTTTGCCCTGGCGCCGCGGTGGGTCGGGTTGTGGGGGGGCCGCTTTTCGGGGGCGGCTGTGCTCTTGGGCCATTCCTGtcgcgccgcgccgcccatGGAAAAGGCGCGGGACGCGCGGGCCCCAGCCAAcactgcaccaccacgccgagcaccgctgttccccccccctttggcGCCTGCTGCCCCAAAGCGTTAGTCTGACGGACTTGCGTGCCCACAGAACTACATCCCAACAAGGCAAACACATATGGACCAACATCCATACATATCTACAACGCGCATCACTTACTAGAGGGTGTGCGGGGTCGCAACTAGGGAGCCATAGGctcacgcatacacacacctgcTAACATTCACTTTGCTTTGTACTAGCATCCCTCTCAGTCAAAAATGCCGGTTAAACATTTCTCTCGACTCTGCTCAACCACCAGAGGTGCGAAAACCTTTCGCAGGTGTACCAGGCAATCACCCGTGATGCGCTCGGCAAACCTGAGAACCTCGTGATGATGACGTTCCACGGCAACACACCTATGCATTTCTTAGGCTCGACCGATCCTGTCGCGTACATCAGAGTGGAGGTGCTTGGCGGGTGCTGTCCGTTGGAGCCGGAGAAGGTGACGTCCCTAATTACAGCGGCTGACACCAAAGAGTGTGGCATCCTGGCCGACGGTATATTTGTGCTCTACTTCTCGCCTTTGCATTGCGGCTGGAATGGTACGAGCTTCTGAGCCGTAGTGGCTAATTTTACCCATTCTAGGGTGCTACCATTGCATCACTGCAGCTCTCTTACGCGCTTGGAGAAGACTTCGTCGGTTTAAATGAAGTGCACCAAACACTCACCATGCTGTCCAGTAGCGACGATGGTACGTGTATTAACCAtcgctcctctcctcttccccgcACGCAGTGTATCTGTCTGTTGCTCTTTGCTGTTTCGGCCATCTTCATTCCGTCCTGCCAGCACCTCACAAGGCGTGGAGCGGTGGGAGAAGGTGCTACGTGCGACTGCAAGTCTTCTAGCGCAAACAAACAACGAGATCGAAGTACCCCCGACGATGCGGCTGCCGTCCACATGCGCTACGATGCGACTTTCCTGCAAAGAGTTGTGCTGGTGTTGCACATGCCACGTTTTTTTCGTCCGAGGTacgccttttcctcctcgcctctcatctgaaagagagagggacttTTGAGAGAGAATCAGCCTAACATGCGACGCTCCCCTGCCACGGCGCCAGCGTGCCCGAACTTGCCTCCGTGTCtaccctcctcttccctctgctCTGTATGAAGGCAACAGTTTTATCATCGCTACTACATACATACCAACACCTTCCAATTTCGTAGCATGTGCCGTTTCTGCATACGATCGTCTCGGTGTCGCTGGGCGACCAGAAGCGCACCAAACTTTTGACTGCTTACCGCCAGGAATTCGGCAAGCCCGAAGGGTTCGTGATGACTGCATTCAGTGATAACACCCCGATCCGGTTCCATGGTCCCCGCTGCGCGGGGTGCTGGGGTGGCCGCGCGCCCTCGCAGCCCGGGGTGGTGGCCCCGCGGTCGtcgcgggggggggggtgcggcATCCCGGCTAGCCGTGTCTGCGGCCGATGCGGTGCCGGCTTTGGGCCCTGGCCCCGTGCCGGAGGccgcggggggggggcgggcgaAAGGAAAACGCCCCGGccccgcccccccttttttccgcGCACGGTGGTTGGGGCGGGCAATGGGGGGCCGCgcaccgcccctcccccctagCGGAGCACCCGCCGGCACCCtggcgcaagcagcagcgccgcggctg
The window above is part of the Leishmania panamensis strain MHOM/PA/94/PSC-1 chromosome 33 sequence genome. Proteins encoded here:
- a CDS encoding hypothetical protein (TriTrypDB/GeneDB-style sysID: LpmP.33.1810) gives rise to the protein MSTGKFILSTKKQKYAVVTSDSKTLLSRDDLRCIDRFVEKRVVSATYANGTQPPPSHGIPTLPFEKVSENCDRVLLLSVSAIQERESALDVPLRFMAPEEYHAPALEELPTRLPLARRIVALLQGADSAAVSWRHTPPAAKDNTVTEIQVTKDAEALAHSSLRAGKKSKAAQLFCVSGCFAYNYGNMELAVRCFKKALDVAEELEDARCLAFCHNLLGVCFYRLEEYKMSLVHHKKQEALGGSYARAVAEMNMGVSYAALGELEFAQQAFEDALLNARETDDSMLLTIALGNVGLVSLRIGDMRTAQMHLEQCLEQCSVAGDKSGASLCLLLLGEVYSLIHDHQHALFYYKHAYRVGGEANNPDVVSLARVSIGIAQGNAAIRDSVLREAALMGKTNSVQSIVSQLPQ
- a CDS encoding mitochondrial RNA binding complex 1 subunit, putative (TriTrypDB/GeneDB-style sysID: LpmP.33.1820), producing MENPKLNALISRCRKPILTAAEDVTQTAAALLDLTPYLDARGTRTCLVPLKKLVRHNPETLQAALDRVDVSPEVARDGRRFAAVSRVIPSSKSAVATALWSRVVSTTTRALQASVWAPSDLRVIIHHIHRFSAYDTAFVECAARYAGAAIPCASADDLPALVSIVTSLPELAAHPTRLLDAAGDRAAALAESLTPGAVGHICGQLNRKLWTNTNAVIAFQEEAGRCAEKGDTFTAVQLMCFVARHKPALISDEAVVWLMERITGEELDVRSLENLCSAVVHLPFAVRTALRQELLEFVAFLSLQARELLQQVPAAQGGLSGCDDADAIQHFVSHVLELNVMLRTYPDLQWPPELLAVADACAVSVEPLQEVLLSAESSPVGLMVRLLEAPTSECKRVGLGMLREAANQCQSFPTLQTFRFLLLMGDHGLQDAGTSRYLRDQFAKTASDVPPVQLSVALRCLGVATAVGSTAGAAVRGTSGAGEPRAIVEDAAGDADVDDELERERLDAFLQFCVEVSRKHLSQGAPLRCVLATTESLHRLGCRDTAFFADVAAYIAAKRAVASAEKESADTATAVCVALGEDLLREYPETHAFLLDVAHRGVKGESAMPPTQWMNLHDPSNTLTPLTEQQQESCAIVEEMVRTRSDDVDALVRLAEKYAELLPFARPDDHKYFFGVCEEKVLKQDKLLKKCLDAIVDCGVLSRLSAQTIASILHSLAAIRFEYFASVKRFMSSISDEQWLLMEAAPLVQILTGMDKLSLRIPAVLHRIGGRLTEICRFLTPLDTAQAIHALQALGHNDAVLLAKLATHAAALARRFDELSMAVLFSTPSIHRLMSTPEVAQPLLLQASAKIQSPHQREKISAWVRRSGLPRELIDECTRRLQVMSRDAGPSEVRLRLT
- a CDS encoding macrophage migration inhibitory factor-like protein (TriTrypDB/GeneDB-style sysID: LpmP.33.1830) → MMTFHGNTPMHFLGSTDPVAYIRVEVLGGCCPLEPEKVTSLITAADTKECGILADGIFVLYFSPLHCGWNGTSF